In Aspergillus nidulans FGSC A4 chromosome II, a single window of DNA contains:
- a CDS encoding RNP domain protein (transcript_id=CADANIAT00004740), with amino-acid sequence MSFPPPPGHQPSSLPPRPPQSANTNSQYANSGYGGGSRPGFNAAMAFAPRSVASQQPYRTSSPVVSAAPTASSGYSTPTSTSYGNYYSQPQPSYQAGPSYYGAAQYSNAGTTYGPTVPHIQNPFAPSGSDPSRGRNSGLDAETEAQIAQWQTAYASKDDASTMSKGAARREGSTGTPGATTVYTSSGTTPTSTTPAAGVESQKTVVRSGGGQTWTDPTLLEWDPAHFRLFVGNLAGEVTDDSLFKAFSKYTSVQKARVIRDKRTQKSKGYGFVSFSDGDDYFKAAREMQGKYIGSHPVLLRRATTEVRPVSNTKNNKKNAGKGGGSGGNQGAKVKHDGIKKPGKTRGGLKILG; translated from the coding sequence ATGTCCTTCCCGCCACCTCCAGGTCACCAACCTTCGTCGCTCCCTCCGCGACCACCTCAATCAGCAAACACAAATTCACAATATGCGAACAGCGGATATGGCGGGGGCTCGCGGCCGGGCTTCAACGCTGCTATGGCGTTTGCGCCTCGTTCCGTAGCCTCTCAACAGCCCTACCGTACCAGCAGTCCGGTCGTTTCGGCTGCGCCCACTGCGTCAAGCGGTTATTCCACTCCAACAAGCACCAGCTACGGCAACTACTACTCGCAACCGCAACCGTCATATCAAGCGGGCCCTTCATATTATGGTGCCGCGCAGTACAGTAATGCGGGTACGACATACGGTCCTACGGTCCCTCACATTCAGAACCCCTTCGCGCCGTCGGGCAGCGACCCGAGCCGCGGACGAAACTCTGGCCTCGACGCCGAGACAGAAGCGCAAATCGCGCAATGGCAGACCGCCTATGCCAGTAAGGATGATGCATCTACCATGAGTAAGGGCGCCGCCCGTCGAGAAGGGAGTACCGGCACACCTGGCGCAACTACTGTATATACCTCGTCCGGTACTACGCCGACCTCTACAACCCCCGCCGCAGGAGTCGAGTCACAAAAGACCGTCGTCCGCTCTGGCGGTGGCCAGACCTGGACCGACCCGACCCTGCTCGAGTGGGATCCGGCCCATTTCCGTCTTTTTGTCGGTAACCTTGCGGGCGAGGTCACCGATGATTCTTTGTTTAAGGCATTCTCGAAATACACATCCGTTCAGAAAGCGCGCGTTATCCGCGACAAACGCACGCAGAAGAGCAAAGGTTACGGGTTCGTTAGTTTcagcgacggcgatgactACTTCAAAGCTGCAAGAGAAATGCAGGGCAAGTATATTGGATCGCATCCTGTCCTCCTCCGACGCGCAACTACCGAGGTCCGGCCCGTTTCCAATACAAAGAACAATAAGAAAAATGCTGGCAAGGGCGGTGGTTCTGGTGGCAACCAGGGCGCTAAGGTGAAGCACGATGGAATCAAGAAGCCAGGAAAGACTAGAGGAGGCCTGAAGATTCTGGGTTGA
- a CDS encoding putative ABC transporter (transcript_id=CADANIAT00004741): MEKDPSTGGPLTNSPAEQYLRSPAESRSTSDTASIPSSNPDSEKFAPIQTNQSTRSRNQTLTRRGTAGSRPLTDDEITRALSHRTSSTYQGGSEDNEEVARLVSRMFGRERKANSDEEQTRHQGVVWKNLTVKGVGLGAAIQPTNADIFLGLPRLIKGLLTRGRKGTSAGSAPLRTILDDFTVCSYSMMSRAELIVKGLRAASVEGEIHYGGTDADIMADKYRSEVLYNPEDDLHYATLSVRETLMFALKTRTPDKDSRLPGESRKEYQETFLSTIAKLFWIEHCLGTKVGGEIVRGVSGGEKKRVSIGEALVTKASVQCWDNSTKGLDASTASEYVQSLRSLTNMAHASTLVALYQASENLYKQFDKVLLIEDGRCAYFGPAGRAKAYFEDLGFKCPPRWTTPDFLTSVSDPNARRVKKGWEDRIPRSAEDFQRAYRSSEDYRENLLDIEDFEREVKEHEDEQEEARRRAPKKNYTVPFHHQVMILTERQFKIMYGDKGTLIGKWAILTFQALIIGSLFYNLPNTRGGVMFFVLLFNALLALAELTDVFTHRPVMLKHKSFSFYRPSAYAVAQVVVDVPIIFIQVTLFELIVYFSMANLQRTASQFFINFLFIFILTMTMYSFFRTIGAFSASLDVATRLTGVAIQALVVYTGYLIPPWKMHPWLKWLIWINPVQYAFEGIMTNEFYNMDIKCIPPNIVPDGPDAQPGHQACAVQGSEPDQLVVQGSNYVSAAFTYSRSHLWRNFGIIIGFFVFFVATAMIGMELQKPNKGGSSVTIFKRGEAPKEIEKAVEQKEKPNDIESGSRNDTTDTVGSDDGQAVEGIARSESVFTFQNVNYTIPVSGGKRQLLKDVQGYVRPGRLTALVGASGAGKTTLLNALAQRLDFGVVTGDFLVDGKPLPRSFQRATGFAEQQDIHEPTATVRESLRFSALLRQPQEVPIEEKYDYCEKIIDLLEMRQIAGATVGAGGTGLNQEQRKRLTIAVELASKPSLLLFLDEPTSGLDSLAAFNIVRFLRRLADAGQAILCTIHQPSAVLFEMFDDLILLQSGGRTVYNGELGQDSSRLIEYFEQNGGKKCPPDANPAEYMLEVIGAGDPNYKGQDWGDVWANSENCKKLSDEINKVVEMRRNNEKERNKDDDREYAMPIWVQILAVTKRSFTAYWRTPQYNIGKFALHIFTGLFNTFTFWHLGNSYIDMQSRLFSIFMTLTICPPLIQQLQPRYLHFRALYESREANSKIYNWTAFVTSAILPELPYSIIAGSIYFNCWYWGIWFPRDSFSSGFTWMLLMLFELFYVSFGQFIAAISPNELLASLLVPCFFTFIVAFCGVVVPYMAMPHFWQSWMYWLTPFHYLLEGFLGVLVHDVPMECVEREETLFSLPPGQDSCQRYAGSFLSQATGYVRDVGNGMCAYCMFSDGDQFAANNFNVYYNHKWRDYGIFWAFVMFNFAAVFVLSWLYLHGVNDMKKWLSRRKAKKSGLQS, from the exons ATGGAAAAGGACCCCTCCACTGGCGGCCCACTAACGAACTCTCCAGCTGAACAATACCTGCGCTCCCCCGCAGAATCGAGGTCCACCTCAGATACAGCGTCGATCCCCTCGTCCAATCCTGACAGCGAGAAGTTCGCACCTATACAGACAAACCAGTCCACCCGCAGTCGCAATCAGACGCTCACCCGCAGAGGTACCGCTGGCAGCAGGCCGCTCACTGACGATGAGATCACCCGCGCGCTGTCGCATCGAACGAGCTCCACATACCAGGGCGGGTCGGAAGATAATGAGGAGGTAGCCAGGCTGGTCTCGCGGATGTTCGGCCGTGAGCGGAAGGCCAATTCAGACGAAGAGCAGACGAGGCATCAAGGTGTTGTATGGAAAAACTTGACTGTCAAGGGCGTTGGGTTGGGCGCTGCCATCCAGCCGACAAACGCGGATATCTTTCTGGGGCTGCCGAGGTTGATTAAGGGGCTTCTTACGAGGGGTAGAAAGGGCACAAGTGCGGGCAGTGCGCCGTTGAGGACTATTCTTGATGATTTTACGGTGTGTTCTTATAGTATGATGAGTAGAGCGGAGCTAATTGTCAAAGGGCTGCGTGCGGCCAG TGTCGAAGGGGAGATACATTATGGAGGAACGGATGCCGACATCATGGCGGACAAATACCGTTCAGAGG TCTTGTATAACCCCGAAGACGACCTTCATTACGCTACTCTTTCGGTGCGAGAGACTCTGATGTTCGCGCTGAAAACACGAACCCCGGACAAAGACTCGCGGCTGCCTGGAGAGAGCCGGAAGGAATATCAAGAAACCTTTCTGTCTACGATTGCCAAGCTATTCTGGATTGAGCACTGTCTTGGAACAAAGGTCGGTGGAGAGATCGTCCGGGGTGTATCAGGAGGTGAGAAAAAGCGTGTCTCGATTGGAGAAGCCCTGGTCACCAAAGCTAGTGTACAATGCTGGGATAATTCTACTAAAGGACTTGACGCAAGCACAGCTTCAGAGTACGTGCAGAGTCTTAGAAGTTTGACCAACATGGCGCACGCCTCCACTCTCGTGGCTCTCTATCAAGCCTCAGAAAACCTGTACAAGCAGTTCGACAAGGTTCTGCTGATCGAGGATGGGAGGTGCGCATATTTCGGACCCGCAGGTCGTGCAAAGGCCTACTTTGAAGACCTTGGATTTAAATGTCCACCCCGATGGACAACTCCGGACTTCCTAACGTCCGTCAGTGATCCTAATGCGCGGCGTGTGAAGAAAGGCTGGGAGGACCGTATTCCCCGCTCAGCGGAAGATTTTCAACGTGCGTACCGTAGCAGCGAAGACTACAGAGAGAACTTGCTGGATATAGAGGATTTCGAGAGAGAAGTCAAGGAACATGAGGATGAACAGGAGGAGGCTCGGAGGCgggcgccgaagaagaactATACTGTGCCATTCCACCATCAAGTTATGATTCTCACGGAAAGACAGTTCAAGATTATGTATGGTGACAAGGGAACTCTCATTGGGAAGTGGGCGATTCTCACCTTTCAGGCGCTCATCATCGGAAGTCTGTTCTACAATCTTCCCAACACCAG AGGAGGCGTGATGTTCTTTGTGCTGCTTTTCAACGCTTTGCTCGCTCTCGCAGAACTGACGGACGTCTTTACCCACCGTCCTGTTATGCTGAAGCATAAGAGTTT CTCCTTCTATCGACCTTCTGCCTACGCTGTCGCCCAAGTAGTGGTCGATGTACCTATAATCTTTATCCAGGTCACGCTGTTCGAGCTGATCGTATACTT TAGCATGGCCAATCTACAGAGGACAGCATCTCAGttcttcatcaacttcttgttcatcttcaTTCTTACAATGACCATGTATTCATTCTTTAGAACTATCGGGGCTTTTTCAGCGTCTTTAGATGTTG CCACTCGCCTCACGGGCGTCGCTATTCAGGCCCTAGTCGTATATACAGGCTATCTCATTCCACC ATGGAAGATGCATCCCTGGTTGAAATGGCTAATCTGGATCAACCCGGTTCAATATGCTTTTGAAGGCATCATGACCAATGAGTTTTACAATATGGACATAAAATGCATACCACCGAATATAGTGCCAGATGGCCCCGATGCGCAGCCTGGCCACCAGGCTTGCGCTGTCCAGGGAAGTGAGCCGGATCAGCTGGTCGTTCAAGGGTCAAATTATGTCAGCGCCGCTTTCACATACAGCCGGTCTCATCTTTGGCGCAACTTTGGCATTATCATAggcttctttgtcttcttcgtcgccacAGCGATGATCGGGATGGAACTGCAGAAGCCAAACAAGGGCGGGAGCTCGGTAACAATTTTCAAGAGGGGCGAGGCACcgaaggagattgaaaaaGCGGTTgaacagaaggagaagcCGAATGATATTGAGTCCGGGTCTCGTAATGACACCACAGATACCGTGGGCTCAGATGACGGCCAAGCGGTTGAAGGCATTGCGCGAAGTGAATCAGTCTTTACCTTCCAGAATGTGAACTATACCATTCCTGTTAGTGGCGGAAAGAGGCAGCTTCTGAAAGACGTCCAAGGATATGTTCGTCCCGGTCGTCTTACTGCGCTTGTTGGAGCTTCTGGTGCAGG GAAAACAACTCTTCTCAATGCACTCGCCCAGCGATTAGACTTTGGCGTTGTCACAGGGGACTTCCTGGTTGACGGAAA ACCCCTTCCTCGCAGCTTCCAGAGAGCGACTGGGTTCGCCGAACAACAAGATATCCATGAGCCAACCGCTACTGTCCGAGAATCTCTGAGGTTTTCTGCTCTCCTGCGCCAGCCTCAAGAAGTCCCCATCGAAGAGAAGTACGATTACTGCGAGAAAATTATCGACCTGCTAGAAATGCGGCAGATCGCTGGGGCCACAGTCGGTGCTGGCGGGACTGGACTGAACCAAGAGCAGCGAAAGAGACTTACCATCGCAGTTGAGCTGGCGAGCAAGCCGTCGCTGCTGTTGTTCTTGGACGAGCCAACCTCAGGCTTAGACTCGCTTGCCGCTTTCAATA TCGTTCGATTCCTCCGCCGTCTTGCAGACGCCGGGCAAGCAATTCTTTGCACAATCCACCAGCCGTCAGCTGTATTATTCGAGATGTTCGATGACCTgatccttctccagagcgGCGGTCGAACAGTCTACAACGGTGAACTGGGCCAAGATTCGTCCAGATTGATTGAATACTTTGAGCAAAATGGTGGTAAAAAGTGTCCACCTGATGCCAATCCTGCAGAG TATATGCTTGAGGTTATCGGCGCCGGAGATCCAAACTACAAAGGCCAGGACTGGGGCGACGTCTGGGCCAACTCAGAGAACTGCAAGAAGCTCTCCGACGAAATTAACAAGGTGGTTGAAATGCGCCGGAACAATGAGAAAGAACGAAATAAAGACGATGACCGTGAATACGCAATGCCAATATGGGTACAGATTCTGGCTGTTACCAAGCGCTCTTTCACTGCGTATTGGAGGACACCCCAGTACAACATC GGTAAATTCGCTCTTCATATATTTACcggcctcttcaacaccttCACTTTCTGGCATCTTGGCAACAGCTATATTGACATGCAGTCTCGCCtattctccatcttcatgaCGCTCACCATCTGCCCACCCCTaattcagcagctccagccgcGCTACCTGCATTTCCGCGCTCTGTACGAATCACGCGAAGCAAATTCGAAGATCTACAACTGGACTGCTTTTGTCACGTCTGCTATCCTCCCTGAGTTACCGTATTCGATCATCGCAGGCTCGATTTATTTCAACTGCTG GTACTGGGGCATCTGGTTTCCCCGCGACTCCTTCAGCTCGGGCTTCACATGGATGCTCCTAATGCTCTTCGAGCTTTTCTATGTCTCTTTCGGACAGTTCATTGCCGCGATATCACCAAACGAACTTCTCGCATCTCTGCTAGTCCCATGCTTCTTCACGTTCATCGTCGCCTTCTGCGGCGTTGTGGTCCCCTACATGGCCATGCCCCATTTCTGGCAGTCATGGATGTACTGGCTCACGCCCTTCCACTACCTCCTAGAAGGGTTCCTAGGCGTGCTAGTTCATGACGTCCCCATGGAGTGCGTGGAGCGCGAAGAAACACTATTCTCCCTTCCACCCGGCCAAGACTCCTGCCAAAGATATGCAGGCAGCTTCCTTAGCCAAGCAACCGGGTACGTTCGGGACGTGGGAAATGGAATGTGTGCGTACTGTATGTTCAGCGACGGAGACCAGTTCGCGGCGAACAACTTCAATGTCTATTATAACCACAAGTGGCGCGATTATGGCATCTTTTGGGCGTTTGTGATGTTTAATTTCGCGGCCGTGTTTGTTCTCTCTTGGCTTTATTTGCACGGAGTCAACGATATGAAGAAATGGCTTAGTAGgaggaaagcgaagaagagcgggCTGCAGAGCTAG
- a CDS encoding uncharacterized protein (transcript_id=CADANIAT00004742): MARPKKGPIAPRTVSNRVIPPLTGIEPSRDAVFDPSDVASDAKVRSIESSPSLAEVDGVPPAWADVREPEDRAALASAIPWFTCYEGGMYHSKMVCYGFLLDGDSGNRCHIDDEVVITRIGGGCSKDRDGNLMLKKDMDEQDVTVRSLANRSKNTSLGRKLPHRYNVMAYFRVICIWAEKINGKTGYKVRFEKLDLSEKSWWAEKGTALPDPASRRFTQAESRQCATCLTPSTHVYKEGWMCLNRTCQEFWMLAGLEPPRNLTFDDRFLEARAQPGPDMQLHGDLIPDLLSTIDEHDPLGSSSPLSWKSGVVCPLCQKCIPRRFWNGWKCSDTLSGKAQGECPFEKWLKIPTVPLSAAIGGINLCRNKRTVIKNRQSSFLPQIDDRSFAPYKLITYGLGASGYIMHFVSNEVINSRPRGPNELFEELQKANLGLRRYPLDQAQVAGTLTAHFVTNFGAPYKYVVSVDSRGFSEACDPVLRALGRLTWATKNAVRSQGGNTYDPNELLLLGYFEEQKIGYHDDGESSLGPTIATLSLGSPATMAVRMKYKYYHGFTKAGREKNTLLTDDPILPECENYVNRQKLKERLLNGSITDDEYKKAWFDSFAENKSRNLPPDIIKIKLNHGDMVVMHGEGVQKYYEHGVKLEKRGKLRFALTARHVKKEEIPEQDWPKGDFTLTDDQIYDGQ, from the exons ATGGCCCGCCCCAAGAAAGGCCCTATCGCTCCTCGAACTGTGTCCAACAGGGTCA TCCCACCACTGACAGGTATAGAACCCTCAAGAGACGCCGTCTTTGATCCATCAGATGTCGCGTCGGACGCCAAGGTGAGGAGTATCGAATCCAGTCCTAGCCTGGCAGAGGTTGATGGAGTCCCTCCTGCTTGGGCAGATGTTCGTGAGCCTGAG GACCGCGCTGCTCTCGCAAGTGCCATCCCGTGGTTTACCTGCTACGAGGGCGGAATGTACCATAGCAAGATGGTCTGCTACGGCTTTTTGCTTGATGGTGATTCTGGTAACCGCTGTCACATAGATGACGAGGTGGTCATCACGAGGAT AGGGGGAGGCTGCAGCAAAGACAGAGACGGAAATCTTAtgctcaagaaggatatgGATGAGCAGGATGTTACTGTTAGGAGCCTAGCAAACA GGTCCAAAAACACGTCGCTGGGAAGAAAGCTGCCACATCGGTATAATGTCATGGCGTACTTTCGAGTTATCTGCATATGGGCCGAGAAGATAAACGGCAAGACGGGCTACAAGGTGCGctttgagaagctggacCTTTCagagaagagctggtggGCTGAGAAGGGAACAGCCCTGCCAGACCCTGCTTCGCGGCGTTTCACGCAGGCCGAGTCTCGGCAGTGTGCTACTTGCCTTACACCCAGCACACATGTGTACAAAGAGGGATGGATGTGTCTTAACAGAACGTGCCAGGAGTTCTGGATGCTCGCTGGCTTGGAGCCTCCGAGAAACCTAACCTTTGATGACAGGTTTCTTGAAGCCCGGGCTCAGCCTGGGCCGGATATGCAGCTTCACGGTGACTTGATTCCAGACTTGCTCTCAACAATTGATGAGCACGATCCGCTTGGCAGCTCCTCGCCTCTTTCCTGGAAATCCGGGGTCGTGTGTCCGCTCTGTCAAAAGTGTATACCTCGCCGTTTCTGGAACGGTTGGAAATGCTCGGACACCCTTTCAGGGAAGGCACAAGGCGAATGCCCGTTTGAAAAATGGCTGAAAATCCCTACGGTTCCCTTATCGGCAGCGATTGGTGGTATCAACCTGTGTCGTAACAAGCGTACCGTAATCAAAAATCGCCAGTCTAGCTTCCTGCCCCAGATTGATGATAGGTCTTTCGCTCCATACAAGCTCATTACATACGGTCTTGGAGCTTCCGGGTATATCATGCATTTCGTTTCAAACGAGGTTATCAATAGCCGCCCGAGAGGTCCGAATGAGCTCTTTGAGGAGTTGCAGAAGGCCAACCTGGGACTTAGACGATATCCCCTAGATCAGGCCCAAG TCGCTGGTACCCTGACCGCTCATTTCGTTACCAACTTT GGTGCACCGTACAAGTATGTCGTGTCTGTTGACTCGCGAGGTTTTAGTGAAGCCTGCGATCCGGTACTTCGAGCGTTGGGCCGTTTGACATGGGCCACTAAGAACGCTGTCAGGAGCCAGGGTGGGAATACCTACGATCCCAATGAGCTGCTCCTGCTAGGATACTTTGAGGAACAGAAGATTGGT TATCATGACGATGGAGAATCCTCACTAGGACCGACGATTGCTACCCTTTCTCTTGGATCACCTGCGACCATGGCCGTGCGCATGAAATATAAGTACTATCACGGCTTTACCAAAGCAGGCAGGGAGAAAAACACCCTTCTCACGGATGATCCGATCTTGCCGGAATGCGAGAACTATGTCAACCGGCAGAAACTCAAAGAACGGCTACTCAACGGGTCTATCACTGACGACGAATACAAGAAGGCTTGGTTTGACTCCTTCGCCGAGAACAAGAGCCGAAATCTACCACCGGACATAATCAAAATAAAGCTGAACCATGGTGACATGGTGGTGATGCATGGAGAGGGGGTTCAGAAGTACTACGAA CATGGTGTAAAACTTGAGAAGCGCGGCAAGTTGCGGTTCGCCCTGACAGCGCGGCAtgtgaagaaagaggagattccAGAGCAAGACTGGCCAAAAGGGGACTTTACGTTGACAGACGATCAAATATATGATGGGCAGTGA
- a CDS encoding protein rglD (transcript_id=CADANIAT00004743) has protein sequence MLFWKVCPLLSAILVAGLTVTETDDGITVDVEGDDGFVVTIDSTGSISSLQYRDTEYQYSETLSHIASGLGSDASVSYTTQGLPPHPHQRCAIYMGTNSLSQPAVGELRYIARLVNLPEAYKEGEVSDIRNGEAIEGSDVYLVDGETRSKAGWQFYSSQRFIDDSVYCAYSTDSSVHACFLSDTRSREKSSGGPFFRDIDLNLVSDYHSLTYYMNSGHVQTEEFRTGFFGPYILSFSGSSIPSWSDFDVSFFDELELDGYVGSSGRGVVTGTVSGTSSSLPTIVHFYNDDYQSWANASDDGSFTSPELVEGSYTLALYQDELLAATTTVSVTAAATASASISATNTIITADRTTIFQIGTYDGTPSGLRNAENQLRMHPSDSRMADWNPTPFIVDTNSDSDFPMALFKDVNNNFEIQFTLDEVPDTDTITMRIATTLAFASGRPQLTLNDDECGAPEAPTKIDSRGVTRGAYRGYGEVYTCEFDVGSLVAGHNSVYISVVSGSSGDEYLSPNFIVDAIEAYY, from the exons ATGCTCTTCTGGAAGGTATGCCCGCTTCTCTCCGCCATTCTGGTGGCCGGCTTGACCGTCACCGAGACAGACGACGGCATCACCGTCGATGTTGAAGGTGACGATGGCTTCGTCGTGACGATCGACAGCACCGGGTCCATCTCCTCACTTCAGTACCGAGACACCGAGTATCAGTACTCCGAGACCCTGAGCCATATCGCCTCGGGGCTGGGAAGCGATGCTTCTGTCTCGTATACCACCCAAGGTCTTccccctcaccctcaccaAAGATG TGCAATCTACATGGGCACGAATTCCCTATCTCAGCCTGCAGTGGGTGAACTGCGCTACATTGCTCGTCTGGTGAATCTGCCCGAAGCATACAAGGAGGGCGAGGTCTCTGATATCCGAAATGGCGAGGCCATCGAGGGAAGTGATGTCTATCTCGTGGATGGTGAGACGAGAAGCAAA GCTGGATGGCAGTTCTACTCCTCCCAACGTTTCATCGACGACTCCGTTTACTGCGCCTATTCCACCGACAGCAGCGTGCACGCCTGTTTCCTGTCTGACACGCGCTCGCGCGAAAAGTCCTCTGGCGGCCCCTTCTTCAGAGACATCGACCTTAACCTAGTCAGCGACTACCACTCCTTGACATACTACATGAACTCGGGCCACGTACAGACTGAAGAGTTCCGGACCGGGTTCTTCGGGCCGTATATTCTGTCCTTCAGCGGATCTTCCATCCCCTCCTGGTCTGATTTTGACGTCTCCTTCTTCGACGAGCTCGAGTTGGACGGCTACGTCGGGTCCTCTGGACGTGGCGTCGTGACAGGGACAGTGAGCGGGACATCATCTTCTTTACCTACCATCGTCCACTTCTACAACGACGACTATCAGTCCTGGGCGAATGCCTCGGACGACGGCTCTTTCACGTCTCCTGAGTTAGTGGAGGGCTCCTACACGCTCGCCTTGTACCAGGACGAACTCCTCGCCGCGACCACCACCGTCTCTGTGAcggcggcagcgacagcatCAGCTTCAATCAGCGCGACGAATACCATCATCACGGCTGACCGAACCACCATCTTCCAGATTGGCACATACGATGGAACTCCGTCTGGCCTGCGCAATGCCGAAAACCAGCTCCGCATGCACCCGTCCGATTCGCGCATGGCGGACTGGAATCCCACCCCCTTCATCGTAGACACAAATTCTGATTCTGACTTCCCGATGGCGTTGTTCAAAGACGTGAACAATAACTTTGAGATCCAGTTCACGCTCGATGAAGTACCTGACACAGACACGATTACGATGCGCATCGCGACGACGCTCGCCTTTGCCAGTGGAAGACCGCAGCTTACGCTGAACGACGATGAATGCGGCGCGCCTGAGGCACCGACTAAGATTGATTCGAGGGGTGTCACGCGGGGCGCGTATAGAGGGTATGGCGAGGTGTACACCTGCGAGTTCGATGTGGGCAGTCTGGTTGCCGGTCACAACTCGGTGTATATTAGCGTTGTCTCTGGGAGCAGTGGGGACGAATATTTGAGTCCAAATTTT ATTGTGGATGCGATCGAGGCTTATTATTGA